A portion of the Eulemur rufifrons isolate Redbay chromosome 30, OSU_ERuf_1, whole genome shotgun sequence genome contains these proteins:
- the LOC138378662 gene encoding putative ribosomal protein eL39-like 5 produces the protein MSSHKTFRIKQFLTKKQKQDHPIPQWIQMKTGDKVRYNSNRRHWGRTKFGL, from the coding sequence ATGTCTTCTCACAAGACTTTCAGGATCAAGCAATTCCTGAccaagaaacaaaagcaagatCATCCCATTCCCCAATGGATTCAGATGAAAACTGGTGATAAAGTCAGGTACAACTCCAACAGGAGACATTGGGGAAGAACCAAGTTCGGTCTATAA